The DNA window CAGAGCATTGACAAAAAAATGCACAAACTGCTGCGGTAGCGGCTTGTCGAGCCCCAGATCCTTACGCACCAGTTGCACTACCGCCTCGTCGGCCTCCGCCCCCGCCGCCAACCGTGCCGGATCGCCAGGCAGCAGATGGACAAACAAAAACACCAGCACCGCGACAATCAGCAGCGTCGGGATCAGGCCCAGCAGCCGTTTCAGAAAATAATTAAGCATCTCGGGTGAATCCCCTCACCCCGCCCTCAGTGAGAGCGGGGATTGGCGCCTTATTTAAGGTCAGCGTTATCAAAGTTGAACGAGGTATCCGGCATCACATAGAAACCGCTCAGCTGCTTGTTATTGGCCGACAGCAGGCGTTCGGTTGCCAGGAAGATCCATGGCGCGTCAGCCCAGATGCGATCCTGCGCGTCCTTATACAACTTCTGCTTTTCGGCGCGATCGGTAGTCGCCAGCGCGCCGGTCAGATCCTTGTCCACCTGCGGGTTACTGTAGAACGCGGTGTTGAACTGCTTGGGGGGCGCCGCCTGAGTAGAGAACAGCGGCGACAGCGCCCAGTCCGCCTCGCCGGTCGACGCGGACCAACCGGTATAGAACATGCGCACACCGGTGTCTTTCACCCCAACGCTTTCAACCTGTGCCGCACGCTGACCGGCATCCATCGCGGTCAGCGTCACTTTCACCCCAACCTGCGCCAACTGCTGTTGGGCAAACTGCAGCACTTTCTGCGCGGTACTGTGGTTATGGGACGACCATAAAGTGGTAGTGAAACCGTTCGGATAACCGGCCTCTTTCAGCAGTTCGCGCGCTTTGGCCGGATCGTATGGCCAGGGCTTATAACGCGTGGCGAAGTCAATCGCCGGCGGCACCGGGCCTTCTGCCGGTACTGCGTAGCCGGCGAACGCTACCTTGATCAGCGCATCTTTGTTGATGGCGTAGTTCAGCGCCTGGCGTACTTTCAGGTTATCAAACGGCTTCTGGGTGACATTCAGGCTGATATAGCGTTGCAGAATCGACGGCGCAGCCACCAGATCAAGCTTGGCATTACCTTCCAGCACCTTGGCCTGCTCATAAGGGATCGGGAAGGCAAAAGTGGCCTCGCCGGTCTGCAACATCGCCGCACGGGTATTGTTATCGACGATCGGGCGCCAGGTGATGCTGTCGAGCTTCGGTAACCCCGGCTTCCAATAGCCGTCAAACTTCTTCACCTTAACGAAATCGGTCTGGTTCCAGGTCACAAACTGATAAGGGCCGGTGCCCACCGGATGGAAACCAATCTCTTTGCCATACTGCTTTAGCGCCGCCGGGGAAATGATCGCCGCCGCCGGGTGCGCCAGGTTGTTGATAAACGCCGAGAATGGCGCTTTCAGCACGATTTTCACCGTAGTAGCATCCACCACCTCGGTTTTATCGATCATTTTGAACAGGTTGTAACGTTTGAGGTGGTTGTCCGGATTGCTGGCGCGATCCAGGTTCACCTTCACCGCTTCGGCGTTAAACTCGGTACCGTCATGGAATTTCACCCCCGGATGCAGTTTGACGGTGTAAGTCAGGCCATCCGGACTCACCTCATAGCTGTCTGCCAGCACGTTCACCAGCTTCATGTCCTTGTCGAAACCGAACAGACCCTGATAGAAAGATTTGGCCACGGCCTGCGACAGCGTGTCGTTGGCATCATAGGGGTCAAGCGTGGTGAAGTTGGATGCGACGGCGATCACCGCATCTTTCGCCGCCCAGGCCGGGCCTGCGCCCACTGCCGCCAACAGCACGACGGCCGCCAATGCCTTACGTTTGAATGTGTGCTTCATGGTGCTTGCATCTCCTGAGGTCATTAAAAGGCACCGGCGATCGGATGACGGGCAACAAAGTGCCCGGGGCCAACCTGCACCAGCGGTGCGGTAACGGGTTCATCGCCCAGCGCACGGATCGGGCTGGGAATTTCATCGACCAGCAGCGGCTGGCGTTTATGCGCATGGGCCGGATCGGCCACCGGCACGGCCGCCATCAGCTTGCGGGTGTAGGCATGCTGCGGGTTATCAAACACGGCGCGGCGCGGACCAATTTCGACAATCTGCCCGAGGTACATCACCGCAACGCGATGACTGATGCGCTCCACCACCGCCATATCATGGGAAATAAACAGAAAGGCAATGCCAAGCTCCCGCTGTAAATCGAGCAGCAGATTGACGATTTGCGCCTGAATCGACACGTCGAGCGCCGACACCGATTCGTCGGCGATCACCACTTTAGGATTGAGTGCCAGGGCGCGCGCAATGCAGATACGCTGCCGCTGCCCACCGGAAAACTCATGCGGGTAACGACGTGCGTGTTCGGGTTTCAGCCCGACGCGTTCCAGCAGCCAATCGACCCGCTCTTGCGCCGCCTTGCCGCGCGCCACGTTATGCACCAGCAAGGGCTCCATAATCGAAAAGCCGACGGTCAAACGCGGGTCGAGCGAAGCGTAAGGATCCTGAAAGATAAACTGGATATCCCGCCGCAGGTGCTGCAACGCCGGGCCTTTCAACTGATTAATCTGGCGGCCGTCAAAGGTAATGGCGCCGCGCTGGCTATCCACCAGCTTCAGCAAGGAACGACCAGTGGTGGACTTGCCGCAGCCGGATTCCCCCACCAGCCCCAAAGTTTCGCCGGGGTAGAGGTCAAAACTGACGTTTTCCACCGCGTGCACCCGGCGGGTAACCCGGTTGAGGATGCCGCTACGCAGATCAAAGCGCGTCACCAAATTCTCCACCCGCAGGATCGGCGCCGCACCGGGCGGGACGGTATCCTGCGGCCCGCCATTGTCCGCACCGTTCGGCAGCGGGAATTTGGCCGGAAAGTCCTGGGTCGCCATCGAACCGAGTTTTGGTACCGCGGCCAGCAGTGCCTGGGTATAGGGCTGTTGCGGGGCGGCAAACAGCTCGCGCACCGGCCCCTGCTCCACCCGTTCCCCCTGACGCATCACCAATACCCGGTCGGCAATTTCTGCCACCACGCCCATGTCGTGGGTGATGAAAATCACCCCCATCTGCATTTCCTGCTGCAGCACGCGGATGAGCTGCAGGATCTGCGCCTGAATGGTGACGTCCAATGCGGTTGTAGGTTCGTCGGCAATCAATAGTGCCGGCTTGCAAGACAGTGCCATGGCGATCATCACTCGCTGGCGCATACCGCCAGACAGCTGATGCGGATAGCGGTTAAGCACGTCTTTGGCTTCGGGAATGCGCACCAGATCAAGCATCTGCAAAGCGGCCTGTTTGGCGGCCCGATGGTCCATCGCCTGATGCAGGCGCAGAGATTCGGCGATCTGCTCGCCCACCGGAAACACCGGGTTCAGCGAGGTCATCGGCTCCTGAAAGATCATCGCCATATCGGCGCCGCGCACCCTGCGTAGCGTACCCTGATGGGCTCGAGCCAAATCGAGCACCTCGCCGTTACGCCGACGAAAAGACATGGTACCGCTGACGATGTTGCCACCGCCCTGTTCGACCAGCCGCATCAATGCCAGAGAAGTGACAGACTTGCCCGAACCGGATTCACCGACGATCGCCAGCGTTTCACCGCGATCGAGATCGAATGACAGGTTGCGCACCGCATCCAGGGTCTCGCCCTGTTGTTGAAATTGGACGCTCAGATCGCGCACCGACAGCACGCGCTGCGGCGGCAATAATAGCCCGGCGTCGGCCGCAAGCGGCATTAAGGCATCGGTCATACACCCTCCTGGCGATCGGTTAGCGGTATACCCGTCATCTTTCAAGTTGCAGCGTTGTTATCTGCGCTCGCTGCAACTTGAAAGCTATAGGGTATAAATCCCTACGGACGGCGCATCGCCGACATAACCAAAACCGCGGTACATCCCCTCGCTGTTAAACGGCAGCGCCACGTTGCCCTGGCTGTCGATGGCAATCATGCCGCCGCTACCGCCCATCGCCAGCAGTTTTTCCATTACCACCCGGTCGCTGGCCTGCTGCAGGCTGAGGCCGGCGTATTCCATCAGCGCGGAAACGTCATAGGCCGATACGCCACGCATGAATATTTCGCCGGTACCGGTGCTGGACACCGCCACGGTGGCATTGTTGGCATAACAGCCGGCGCCGATGATCGGGGTATCGCCCACCCGACCGGCCTGTTTGTTGGTCATGCCACCGGTCGATGTCGCCGCCGCCAAATTGCCCAAAGCATCCAGCGCCACCGCACCGACGGTACCGAACTTCCTGTCGGGATCGATCGGCTCAGCGCCATCGTGATCGAGCAATACTCGGCCCTGCTCCGCCTGAGCGCGGTGCAACTGGTCAAAACGTTGTTGGGTAAAGAAGAAATCGGGGGTCACCATTTCAAGACCGTGGGCCGCGGCGAACTTCTCCGCCCCCTCACCGGCAAACAACACATGCTGGCTGTTTTCCAGCACCGCGCGTGCGGCCAGTATCGGGTTGCGTATCCGGCTGACGCCCGCCACCGCGCCGGCATCACAGGTGCGCCCGTCCATCACGCAGGCGTCCAGCTCATGGGTACCCTGATGAGTAAACACCGAGCCTTTGCCGGCATTAAATAACGGGCACTCTTCCAGCAAGCGCACGGCTTCGGTCACCGCATCCAATGCGTTGCCGCCCTGGGCCAGGATCTGCTGACCTGCGGCAACAATGCCGGATAACGCCTGGATATATTCCTGTTCCTTTTCCGCACTCAGCGCCGAGCGGGTAATTGCGCCCGCGCCGCCATGAATGGCAATCACTGGTTTGCTCATATGCCTGACACCCTGTGTTAATCCCGTACCCTTCCGGGCTGATAATTAATTATTTTTTCTTTTCCCGACTATATTTAGCCCTGCATTCTATGTAAAGCATTAAGTCAACGCTCAGCATTCAGCGTAGTTCGCTTAGATTATTTCGCACATTGAAATAGCTTAATGGAATAAAAACAGAGAGTTACAACAGCATAAAAAAACCATAAATAACGATTGGGATTTTTGGTAAAAGCAGCGAGTGGATAGACAACTATTACCCTGAGAAATAACCGATAGCTCTGAACATTTAACTTTCACAGGTTCAACCTGCTGTTTTTTAGCAGGCTGAACGCAGATGATAATATTTAGAACCCGGAACCCGGCAGCAACAGAAATGCCTCTTCTTCCGCGGTTGAGACACGACCTAATATCGCATTACGGTGCGGGTAGCGGCCAAAACGGTCAATAATGGCCTTATGCCGCAATTCAAACTCCAACTGGTCGCCATTATCCAGCTCGGTATACAACGCCAGCGCCTGCTGATGGATCAGCACCGATTCCGAATGCATAAACGGCAAATAGAGAAAGCCCCGTTGTTCCTTACTGAGTTGCTCACACTGCCCGCTGCGGATCGCTTCTTGCGCCAATACCAGCGCCATGCAATCACTGGCAAATGAACGCGGCGTGCCACGGAACAGGTTGCGGCTGAACTGGTCGAGCACAATCACCTCCGCCAGTCGCCCCTCAATGGTTTCTCGCCAGTGCGCCAACTCCCCGGCGGCGGCGGCCTGCCAGATTCTGGCCAAAGCGCGTATGCAGCAGGCGATCGAATTCATC is part of the Serratia quinivorans genome and encodes:
- the gsiA_1 gene encoding Glutathione import ATP-binding protein GsiA is translated as MTDALMPLAADAGLLLPPQRVLSVRDLSVQFQQQGETLDAVRNLSFDLDRGETLAIVGESGSGKSVTSLALMRLVEQGGGNIVSGTMSFRRRNGEVLDLARAHQGTLRRVRGADMAMIFQEPMTSLNPVFPVGEQIAESLRLHQAMDHRAAKQAALQMLDLVRIPEAKDVLNRYPHQLSGGMRQRVMIAMALSCKPALLIADEPTTALDVTIQAQILQLIRVLQQEMQMGVIFITHDMGVVAEIADRVLVMRQGERVEQGPVRELFAAPQQPYTQALLAAVPKLGSMATQDFPAKFPLPNGADNGGPQDTVPPGAAPILRVENLVTRFDLRSGILNRVTRRVHAVENVSFDLYPGETLGLVGESGCGKSTTGRSLLKLVDSQRGAITFDGRQINQLKGPALQHLRRDIQFIFQDPYASLDPRLTVGFSIMEPLLVHNVARGKAAQERVDWLLERVGLKPEHARRYPHEFSGGQRQRICIARALALNPKVVIADESVSALDVSIQAQIVNLLLDLQRELGIAFLFISHDMAVVERISHRVAVMYLGQIVEIGPRRAVFDNPQHAYTRKLMAAVPVADPAHAHKRQPLLVDEIPSPIRALGDEPVTAPLVQVGPGHFVARHPIAGAF
- the gsiB_1 gene encoding Glutathione-binding protein gsiB precursor yields the protein MKHTFKRKALAAVVLLAAVGAGPAWAAKDAVIAVASNFTTLDPYDANDTLSQAVAKSFYQGLFGFDKDMKLVNVLADSYEVSPDGLTYTVKLHPGVKFHDGTEFNAEAVKVNLDRASNPDNHLKRYNLFKMIDKTEVVDATTVKIVLKAPFSAFINNLAHPAAAIISPAALKQYGKEIGFHPVGTGPYQFVTWNQTDFVKVKKFDGYWKPGLPKLDSITWRPIVDNNTRAAMLQTGEATFAFPIPYEQAKVLEGNAKLDLVAAPSILQRYISLNVTQKPFDNLKVRQALNYAINKDALIKVAFAGYAVPAEGPVPPAIDFATRYKPWPYDPAKARELLKEAGYPNGFTTTLWSSHNHSTAQKVLQFAQQQLAQVGVKVTLTAMDAGQRAAQVESVGVKDTGVRMFYTGWSASTGEADWALSPLFSTQAAPPKQFNTAFYSNPQVDKDLTGALATTDRAEKQKLYKDAQDRIWADAPWIFLATERLLSANNKQLSGFYVMPDTSFNFDNADLK
- the iaaA gene encoding Isoaspartyl peptidase precursor codes for the protein MSKPVIAIHGGAGAITRSALSAEKEQEYIQALSGIVAAGQQILAQGGNALDAVTEAVRLLEECPLFNAGKGSVFTHQGTHELDACVMDGRTCDAGAVAGVSRIRNPILAARAVLENSQHVLFAGEGAEKFAAAHGLEMVTPDFFFTQQRFDQLHRAQAEQGRVLLDHDGAEPIDPDRKFGTVGAVALDALGNLAAATSTGGMTNKQAGRVGDTPIIGAGCYANNATVAVSSTGTGEIFMRGVSAYDVSALMEYAGLSLQQASDRVVMEKLLAMGGSGGMIAIDSQGNVALPFNSEGMYRGFGYVGDAPSVGIYTL